One Acropora palmata chromosome 2, jaAcrPala1.3, whole genome shotgun sequence genomic window carries:
- the LOC141873650 gene encoding uncharacterized protein LOC141873650 gives MDCHEKLNHEGTEHVRNELRLLYWIPHSRSIVRKVLNDCSLCKRRRVKPQPPLIASLAKDRLQVAAPFSKVGVDYFGPITVKHLRKQGKRYGCLFTCLVTRAVHLEVAKSLETDSFINALRRFIARRGPPSDIYSDNGTNFVGADRELEQSLEQWNQSQIADYLSQKDIQWHLTPAASPHFGGIWERLVQSCKKALKVVLHGQVVTDEVVETAFAETEALVNSRPLTEVSSDDSGLEAITPNHFLISRANPVLPCGVFSDKEISNKKRWRQVQVVVDHVWSRWLKEYLPALIERKKWNLPTHNLSVGDLVLVVDENTQRGDWPLGRVTRIFPGKDDTIRVCEVKTKYGLYRKPVAKLALLEECPP, from the coding sequence ATGGATTGCCACGAGAAGCTTAACCATGAAGGCACAGAGCACGTTCGGAATGAGCTCAGATTGTTGTATTGGATACCGCATTCTAGATCTATTGTGAGAAAGGTCCTTAACGACTGCTCATTATGCAAGAGAAGAAGAGTCAAGCCACAACCTCCTTTGATAGCAAGTCTCGCAAAAGATCGATTACAAGTGGCTGCACCCTTTTCAAAAGTTGGTGTGGATTATTTTGGGCCAATTACAGTCAAGCATTTGCGTAAGCAAGGAAAACGCTATGGATGTCTTTTTACTTGTTTAGTTACCAGAGCTGTCCATCTTGAAGTGGCTAAGTCACTGGAGACTGATTCATTTATCAACGCCCTAAGAAGATTCATAGCAAGACGTGGGCCACCATCAGACATCTATTCTGACAATGGTACTAACTTTGTTGGCGCCGATCGGGAGCTCGAGCAAAGTCTAGAACAGTGGAATCAGTCCCAGATCGCAGATTACCTGTCTCAGAAGGATATTCAGTGGCACTTAACTCCTGCTGCTTCCCCCCACTTTGGTGGGATTTGGGAACGATTGGTTCAGTCATGCAAGAAAGCCCTCAAAGTGGTACTTCATGGTCAAGTAGTAACAGATGAAGTTGTGGAAACTGCGTTTGCGGAAACAGAAGCTCTGGTAAACAGTCGACCTCTTACCGAAGTAAGCAGTGATGACAGTGGTTTGGAAGCGATTACTCCgaatcattttcttatttcccGTGCTAATCCAGTGCTGCCCTGTGGTGTTTTTTCTGATAAGGAAATATCAAACAAGAAACGTTGGAGACAGGTACAAGTTGTTGTTGATCACGTTTGGAGCCGATGGCTGAAAGAGTATTTGCCTGCTCtaattgaaaggaaaaagtgGAATTTGCCAACGCACAATCTCAGTGTTGGAGATTTGGTCTTGGTCGTGGACGAGAATACCCAAAGAGGAGATTGGCCCCTTGGTCGCGTCACAAGGATCTTTCCTGGGAAAGATGACACAATCCGTGTTTGTGAAGTGAAGACAAAGTATGGTCTGTATAGGAAGCCTGTCGCGAAGTTAGCATTGTTGGAGGAGTGTCCACCGTAA
- the LOC141873652 gene encoding uncharacterized protein LOC141873652 translates to MFKDKDGTLKEPTWKQIKPQALELGDSRLHRKVQDEDLFAREAQFHPSCRNSFNLKYANYLRDTARATKFEQSESDQDRKASAHLKAFTAVLYFLQYCVIGQKKVVLLSSLRLLYIQELEKNGFANPEYRGEKLKARLENLEIHERIAFVNVNPGDKGCITYDLVYSATMSVAEAVAFAYKLGSKDKYEDVALLLRSSIQQAFKDSEPLPWPPSADDLEVKSSDELLPSDLLKFLNYVISGDADVERCEKTRRIVLSIGQVRHVPRYPLNV, encoded by the coding sequence ATGTTCAAGGACAAAGACGGAACTCTAAAGGAGCCTACTTGGAAACAGATTAAGCCTCAAGCTCTCGAACTAGGTGACAGTCGTCTTCATCGCAAAGTGCAAGACGAAGATCTGTTTGCAAGAGAAGCCCAGTTTCACCCCTCCTGTCGCAATTCATTTAATCTCAAGTATGCTAACTACCTGCGTGATACAGCCAGAGCCACAAAGTTCGAGCAAAGTGAATCGGATCAGGATCGGAAAGCATCTGCACATCTTAAGGCGTTCACAGCTGtgctttattttcttcaatacTGTGTTATAGGGCAGAAAAAGGTTGTGTTGCTTTCATCCCTACGTCTTCTCTACATCCAGGAGTTGGAGAAAAATGGGTTTGCTAATCCAGAGTACAGGGGGGAGAAGCTGAAAGCACGGCTTGAAAACCTTGAGATTCATGAACGGATCGCTTTTGTAAATGTCAACCCAGGTGACAAAGGTTGTATCACCTATGACCTGGTTTACAGTGCTACCATGTCCGTTGCTGAAGCAGTAGCCTTTGCATACAAGTTGGGGTCAAAAGACAAGTATGAGGATGTCGCTCTGCTCCTTCGCAGCTCCATCCAGCAGGCCTTTAAAGATTCAGAACCACTTCCCTGGCCTCCTTCAGCCGACGATCTTGAAGTCAAGTCATCTGACGAGCTTCTCCCGTCTGACCTTCTGAAGTTCCTGAACTATGTCATATCTGGTGATGCAGATGTGGAGAGGTGTGAAAAAACTAGACGCATTGTCCTCTCTATTGGTCAGGTACGTCATGTCCCCCGTTACCCGCTTAATGTTTAG